In Oryza sativa Japonica Group chromosome 2, ASM3414082v1, the following are encoded in one genomic region:
- the LOC4331115 gene encoding uncharacterized protein, producing MAEEGYKVVLNVYDLSNGLARQLSTSFLGKPIEAIWHTGVVVYGNEYFFGGGIQSLAAGRTPYGRPVRVVEMGETHIPREVFEDYLRDISPRYTAETYRLLSHNCNNFSNEVAQFLVGAGIPDYILNLPAEVMSSPMGPLIMPMIQNLESTLRTNAAPQATQFVPSSVPPPPPPQNKPGEGSSSSKQEDKAAKAKQGSAADPLGGARGKVQEEVMREFAAIMASGTLRASEAAALAMRRVMERHGNATMQQS from the exons ATGGCGGAG GAAGGGTACAAGGTTGTTCTTAACGTGTACGACCTCAGCAACGGCCTCGCGCGGCAGCTCTCCACCTCCTTCCTCGGCAAGCCAATCGAGGCCATCTG GCATACGGGCGTGGTGGTGTACGGGAACGAGTACTTCTTCGGCGGCGGGATCCAGTCgctggcggcggggaggacgCCGTACGGGCGGCCGGTGCGGGTGGTGGAGATGGGCGAGACGCACATCCCGCGGGAGGTGTTCGAGGACTACCTCCGCGACATCTCGCCGCGGTACACGGCGGAGACGTACCGGCTGCTCAGCCACAACTGCAACAACTTCAGCAACGAGGTGGCGCAattcctcgtcggcgccggcatCCCCGACTACATCCTCAACCTCCCCGCCGAGGTCATGTCCAGCCCCATGGGCCCCCTCATCATGCCCATGATTCAGAACCTCGAGTCCACGCTCCGGACCAACGCCGCGCCGCAGGCCACGCAGTTCGTCCCCTcgtccgtgccgccgccgccgccgccgcagaacaAGCCCGGCGAGGGCTCGTCTTCCTCGAAGCAAGAAGACAAGGCGGCCAAAGCGAAGCAGGGCTCGGCGGCTGACCcgctcggcggcgcgagggggaaggtgcaggaggaggtgatgcGGGAGTTCGCGGCGATCATGGCGAGCGGGACGCTGCGggcgagcgaggcggcggcgctggcgatgCGGCGGGTCATGGAGCGGCACGGCAACGCCACCATGCAGCAGAGCTAG
- the LOC4331116 gene encoding phospholipid--sterol O-acyltransferase — protein sequence MPRRRLRRGDLACSVAVAVAVAAVAVAAVGAVGGGDGGADFDYRKLSGIIIPGFASTQLRAWSVLDCPYSPFDFNPLDSVWLDTAKLLSAVNCWLKCMLLDPYNQTDHPECKSRPDSGLSAITELDPGYITGPLSSVWKEWVKWCVEFGIEANAIIAVPYDWRLPPSMLEERDLYFHKLKLTFETALKLRGGPSLVFAHSMGNNVFRYFLEWLKLEIAPKHYIRWLDEHIHAYFAVGAPLLGSTEAVKAALSGATFGLPVSEGTARLMFNAFGSSLWLMPFSEYCKADNIYWKHFFEGKGGCHHRQQCDEMEYKSEYSGWPTNLVSIEVPTVRDTEAYPSIMDTTENITSSMECGKPTLLSFSAREVSDGTLFKTIKDWDPQSIGLIHQLEKYYQGDPVLNPLTPWERPPIKNVFCIYGLDSKTEVGYYFAPSGKPYPDNWIITDIIYEFEGSLLSRSGNSVTGKPNNSSGDGTVSYNSLSWCKNWLGPKVNITRAPQAEHDGSDLQTKMNVDHHVGQGILPNMTRTPHVKYITYFEDAESIPGWRTAVWELDKANHRNIVRMPVLMRELWLEMWHDMHPDAKSKFVTKAFRGPLRNDDCHWDYAKARCGFPEHCEYRYTFGDVHLGMSCKLKNSSTNLLQQYL from the exons ATgcctcggcggcggctccggcgcggGGACCTCGCCTgttcggtggcggtggcggtggcggtggcggcggtggcggtggcggccgtgggggcggtgggcggaggcgatggcggcgcggatTTCGACTACCGGAAGCTCTCGGGGATAATAATCCCCGGGTTCGCGTCGACGCAGCTGCGCGCGTGGTCTGTGCTGGATTGCCCCTACTCGCCCTTCGACTTCAACCCCCTCGACTCCGTCTGGCTCGACACCGCCAAG CTCTTATCTGCTGTCAATTGCTGGCTCAAATGCATGCTGCTCGACCCTTACAACCAGACGGATCATCCAGAGTGCAAGTCAAGGCCTGACAGTGGTCTTTCTGCAATTACAGAGTTAGACCCTGGTTATATAACTG GTCCTCTTTCTTCAGTGTGGAAAGAATGGGTCAAATGGTGTGTAGAATTTGGTATTGAAGCTAATGCCATTATCGCGGTTCCATACGATTGGAGGCTGCCCCCTTCGATGCTTGAGGAGAGGGATCTGTACTTCCATAAATTAAA GTTAACTTTTGAAACTGCATTGAAACTTCGAGGAGGGCCTTCTTTAGTGTTTGCTCATTCCATGGGTAATAATGTGTTTCGCTACTTTCTGGAATGGTTGAAACTAGAAATCGCTCCCAAGCATTACATCCGATGGCTTGACGAACATATACATGCATACTTTGCAGTTG GTGCACCTCTTCTTGGTTCTACTGAAGCAGTTAAAGCTGCTCTTTCTGGAGCAACATTTGGTCTTCCAGTCAGCGAG GGAACAGCACGATTGATGTTTAATGCATTTGGTTCATCTTTATGGCTCATGCCCTTCTCAGAATATTGCAAAGCTGATAATATATACTGGAAGCATTTCTTTGAGGGAAAGGGAGGTTGCCACCACAGACAGCAATGTGATGAAATGGAATATAAGTCTGAATACTCAGGATGGCCCACAAACCTTGTCAGCATCGAGGTTCCTACAGTTCGAG ATACGGAAGCATACCCATCCATTATGGATACAACTGAGAACATAACATCCAGCATGGAGTGTGGAAAGCCAACTCTTTTGTCATTTTCTGCTAGGGAGGTTTCAGATGGTACTCTGTTTAAAACCATAAAGGATTGGGACCCTCAGAGCATAGGGCTTATCCATCAGCTTGAGAA gtactaccagggtgatcCAGTTCTTAATCCCCTCACACCCTGGGAGAGACCCCCAATAAAGAATGTGTTCTGCATATATGGGCTTGATTCAAAGACTGAG GTAGGCTATTATTTTGCACCGAGTGGAAAACCATATCCAGATAACTGGATAATAACTGATATTATTTATGAATTTGAAGGGTCTCTACTATCAAG ATCAGGTAATTCTGTTACTGGAAAGCCCAACAATTCCAGCGGAGACGGAACG GTATCCTACAATTCTCTCTCATGGTGCAAGAACTGGCTTGGGCCAAAAGTGAACATAACTAGGGCTCCGCAG GCAGAACATGATGGATCTGATTTACAAACAAAGATGAATGTCGACCACCATGTAGGCCAGGGCATACTCCCAAACATGACGAGGACTCCACATGTGAAGTACATAACCTACTTTGAAGATGCTGAGAGCATTCCGGGATGGAGAACAGCCGTCTGGGAGCTTGATAAAG CAAATCACAGGAACATTGTTAGGATGCCAGTACTGATGCGTGAGTTGTGGCTTGAAATGTGGCATGACATGCACCCTGATGCGAAATCAAAATTTGTGACGAAAG CTTTCCGAGGTCCATTGAGAAATGACGATTGTCACTGGGACTATGCAAAAGCTCGATGTGGCTTTCCAGAACACTGTGAATACAG GTACACTTTTGGTGATGTCCATCTAGGAATGAGTTGCAAGCTGAAAAATTCGTCGACTAACCTCCTGCAACAATATCTCTGA
- the LOC4331117 gene encoding very-long-chain aldehyde decarbonylase GL1-6-like: MASKPGPLTQWPWHNLGNYKYALVAPSAAYSTYRFVTASSAAERDLLNFMVFPMLLLRLLYGQLWITVSRHQTARSKHKIVNKSLDFEQIDRERNWDDQIILTALVFYLVSATMPQAQVAPWWSTKGMVVTAVLHAGPVEFLYYWLHRALHHHWLYARYHSHHHASIVTEPITSVIHPFAEEVVYFVLLAIPILSTVATGTVSVVTANGYLVYIDFMNYLGHCNFELVPKCLFHVFPPLKYLLYTPSFHSLHHTQFRTNYSLFMPVYDYIYGTTDKSSDELYERTLQGRDEAAWRPDVVHLTHLTTPESVFHNRLGFAAVASNPLGAAASGHLLRAASAVASPLLSLFASTFRSEANRLDKLNIETWVIPRFTSHYTSKSDGYKVSRLIEKAVSDAEASGARVLTLGLLNQGYDLNRNGELYVVRKPSLKTKIVDGTSLAVAAVLNMIPQGTKDVLLLGNANKISLVLTLSLCKREIQVRMVNKELYECLKQQLQPEMQEHLVLSCSYSSKVWLVGDGVTDEEQMKAQKGSHFVPYSQFPPNKARNDCVYHCTPALLVPESFENLHVCENWLPRRVMSAWRAAGIVHALEKWDGHECGGRVTGVQKAWSAALARGFRPYDDHHHPGITHDGRGGL, translated from the exons ATGGCCTCTAAGCCAGGGCCTCTCACTCAGTGGCCGTGGCATAACCTTGGAAACTACAAG TACGCGCTGgtggcgccgtcggcggcgtaCAGCACGTACAGGTTCGTGacggcgagcagcgcggcggaGCGAGACCTCCTCAACTTCATGGTGTTCCCCATGCTGCTCCTCCGTCTGCTCTACGGCCAGCTCTGGATCACCGTCTCCCGCCACCAGACTGCCCGGAGCAAGCACAAGATCGTCAACAAGAGCCTCGACTTCGAACAAATCGACAGGGAAAGAAACTG GGATGACCAGATAATCCTGACGGCGCTGGTGTTCTACTTGGTGAGCGCGACGATGCCGCAGGCGCAGGTGGCACCGTGGTGGAGCACAAAGGGGAtggtggtgacggcggtgctGCACGCGGGGCCAGTGGAGTTCCTCTACTACTGGCTGCACAGGGCGCTGCACCACCACTGGCTGTACGCGCGGTACCACTCGCACCACCACGCCTCCATCGTCACTGAGCCCATCACCTCCGTCATCCACCCCTTCGCCGAGGAGGTCGTCTACTTCGTCCTCCTCGCCATCCCCATCCTCAGCACCGTCGCCACCGGCACCGTCTCTGTCGTCACGGCCAACGGCTACCTCGTCTACATCGACTTCATGAACTACCTCGGCCACTGCAACTTCGAGCTCGTCCCCAAGTGCCTCTTCCACGTCTTCCCCCCTCTCAAATATCTCCTCTACACCCCATC gtTTCATTCGTTGCACCACACGCAGTTCAGGACGAACTACTCGCTGTTCATGCCGGTGTACGACTACATCTACGGGACGACGGACAAGTCAAGCGACGAGCTGTACGAGAGGACGCTGCAGGGGAGGGACGAGGCGGCGTGGCGGCCGGACGTGGTGCACCTCACGCACCTCACCACGCCGGAGTCCGTCTTCCACAACCGCCTcggcttcgccgccgtcgcgtccaaCCCGCTTGGCGCCGCAGcctccggccacctcctccgtgccgcctccgccgtcgcctcccctctcctctccctcttcgccTCCACCTTCAGGTCGGAGGCCAACCGCCTCGACAAGCTCAACATCGAGACCTGGGTCATCCCAAGGTTCACCTCCCAC TATACGTCGAAGAGTGATGGGTACAAGGTCAGCCGTTTGATAGAGAAAGCGGTGTCAGACGCAGAAGCAAGTGGCGCGAGAGTCCTCACGCTCGGCCTCCTCAACCAG GGGTACGATCTGAACAGGAACGGGGAGTTATATGTCGTCAGGAAGCCAAGCCTGAAGACGAAGATCGTCGATGGAACAAGCCTCGCTGTTGCTGCcgttctcaacatgatccctcaggGCACCAAAGATGTGCTCCTCCTGGGAAACGCGAACAAGATCTCTCTCGTTCTTACCCTGTCCCTCTGCAAGCGGGAGATCCAG GTGAGGATGGTAAATAAGGAGCTGTATGAATGCCtgaagcagcagctgcagcctgAAATGCAGGAGCATCTGGTTTTGTCATGCAGTTACAGCAGCAAG GTGTGGCTCGTGGGCGACGGGGTGACGGATGAGGAGCAGATGAAAGCCCAGAAAGGATCCCATTTCGTGCCGTACTCGCAGTTCCCTCCCAACAAGGCCCGCAACGACTGCGTCTACCACTGCACCCCGGCTCTACTCGTCCCTGAATCCTTCGAAAACCTTCACGTTTGCGAG AATTGGTTGCCGAGGAGGGTGATGAGcgcgtggcgggcggcggggatCGTTCACGCGCTGGAGAAGTGGGACGGGCACGAGTGCGGCGGCAGGGTCACCGGCGTGCAGAAGGCGTGGAGCGCGGCGCTGGCACGGGGATTCCGGCCAtacgacgaccaccaccaccccggcATCACCCATGATGGCCGTGGCGGGCTGTGA
- the LOC4331118 gene encoding uncharacterized protein: protein MAATAGDAAAAAAAACPAYPWPSDGAQRGRKVFMQSDCTACHGMFSSNAGLISDDDSAWEPKVAEIVVVEEAHQPVAAAATLRGGAYYPAPDLTFIAKGLRGNNLYSGGGASEAARMLADAAAACQELKKRALASPVWL, encoded by the exons ATGGCCGcgaccgccggcgacgccgccgccgccgccgccgccgcctgccctgcctaCCCATGGCCGAGCGACGG AGCCCAGCGCGGGCGCAAGGTGTTCATGCAGAGCGACTGCACGGCGTGCCACGGCATGTTCTCCTCCAACGCCGGCCTCATCAGCGACGACGACTCGGCGTGGGAGCCCAAGGTGGCGGAGATCGTCGTCGTGGAGGAGGCTCATCagccggtggcggcagcggcgacactCCGCGGCGGCGCGTACTACCCGGCGCCGGACCTCACCTTCATTGCAAAG GGCCTGCGAGGCAATAACCTctactccggcggcggcgccagcgagGCGGCGAGGATGCTGGCCGATGCCGCCGCGGCGTGCCAGGAGCTGAAGAAGCGGGCACTGGCTAGCCCCGTCTGGCTCTAG
- the LOC4331119 gene encoding cytochrome c1 2, heme protein, mitochondrial isoform X1, translating to MAATSGDGGAAACPAYPWPNDGVQRGRKVFMQSDCAACHTSLPYAGLSDDGARARAAAVEPKAAEIVVVEEARQPAAETVNGGANSPDLTLITKQGLRGNLYATAAPRMLAGAAAACQELKKRAMASPVWL from the exons ATGGCTGCGacttccggcgacggcggcgccgccgcctgcccggcCTACCCGTGGCCGAACGACGG AGTGCAGCGAGGGCGCAAGGTGTTCATGCAGAGCGACTGCGCCGCGTGCCACACCTCGCTCCCCTACGCCGGCCtcagcgacgacggcgcgcgcgcgcgggcagcGGCTGTGGAGCCCAAGGCGGCGGAGATCGTCGTCGTGGAGGAGgcgcggcagccggcggcggagaccgtCAACGGCGGCGCGAACTCTCCGGACCTCACCCTCATCACCAAG CAGGGGCTGCGCGGCAACCTCTACGCCACCGCGGCGCCGAGGATgttggccggcgccgccgcagcgtGCCAGGAGCTGAAGAAGCGGGCAATGGCTAGCCCCGTTTGGCTGTAG
- the LOC4331119 gene encoding cytochrome c1 2, heme protein, mitochondrial isoform X2, producing MAATSGDGGAAACPAYPWPNDGVQRGRKVFMQSDCAACHTSLPYAGLSDDGARARAAAVEPKAAEIVVVEEARQPAAETVNGGANSPDLTLITKGLRGNLYATAAPRMLAGAAAACQELKKRAMASPVWL from the exons ATGGCTGCGacttccggcgacggcggcgccgccgcctgcccggcCTACCCGTGGCCGAACGACGG AGTGCAGCGAGGGCGCAAGGTGTTCATGCAGAGCGACTGCGCCGCGTGCCACACCTCGCTCCCCTACGCCGGCCtcagcgacgacggcgcgcgcgcgcgggcagcGGCTGTGGAGCCCAAGGCGGCGGAGATCGTCGTCGTGGAGGAGgcgcggcagccggcggcggagaccgtCAACGGCGGCGCGAACTCTCCGGACCTCACCCTCATCACCAAG GGGCTGCGCGGCAACCTCTACGCCACCGCGGCGCCGAGGATgttggccggcgccgccgcagcgtGCCAGGAGCTGAAGAAGCGGGCAATGGCTAGCCCCGTTTGGCTGTAG
- the LOC4331121 gene encoding protein PHOSPHATE STARVATION RESPONSE 1 isoform X2, translated as MNQLRNGKVPQYLSPAITVVPELSEVTFPSFSEHRPSYIEREQCGSSINSFDASTPMCMLASNFTSDLYINKSESPNGKLSSESYAIDTSGCDSSLPPTQSLYKGNPSSLRMVYPKVSEQNSWSQEPLPGPFVCPTSVDFFDQQDMTIFDQQIQDNIAASPSTNLAKQNEWFSSGTSLQYLESSVSAGSVLKAVDATSTTPSNYLHCHAQRNTSNPPNFNEICSGNIASSNIAPTKPRMRWTPELHERFVDAVNKLGGSEKATPKAVQKVMKVDGLTIYHVKSHLQKYRTVHHRPQLSDGESAKSGQTDEVSSQPLKGMETTCEGLRVQIGLQKQLHEQLEIQRKLQLQVEEHSKYLAMIIEKQSESLRQLGALPRSLDAPTQVLDNRETCEGQTGDADSAEQKPEK; from the exons ATGAATCAGCTTCGCAATGGAAAAGTTCCCCAATATCTTTCGCCAGCTATAACTGTAGTACCAGAACTCTCTGAAGTTACATTTCCTAGTTTTTCAGAGCATAGACCATCCTATATCGAAAGGGAGCAGTGTGGTAGTTCTATCAACTCATTTGATGCTTCTACTCCAATGTGTATGTTAGCTTCCAACTTTACATCAGATCTTTATATCAACAAAAGTGAATCACCTAACGGCAAGCTTTCTTCTGAATCATATGCTATTGATACCTCTGGATGTGATTCTTCCTTGCCGCCAACACAGTCATTATACAAGGGTAATCCAAGTTCTTTAAGGATGGTTTATCCTAAAGTATCTGAACAGAATAGTTGGAGTCAAGAACCACTGCCTGGACCATTTGTTTGTCCAACTAGTGTTGATTTCTTCGATCAACAAGATATGACTATTTTTGACCAACAAATACAAGATAACATTGCAGCAAGTCCTAGCACCAACCTTGCAAAGCAAAATGAGTGGTTCTCATCTGGCACTTCCTTGCAGTATTTGGAAAGTTCGGTGTCTGCTGGTTCTGTGCTGAAG GCTGTTGATGCGACAAGTACAACACCTTCAAATTATTTGCATTGTCATGCACAGAGAAATACATCAAATCCTCCCAACTTCAATGAAATTTGTTCTGGTAATATCGCTTCTTCAAACATTGCTCCAACCAAACCAAGGATGCGATGGACACCTGAGCTCCATGAGCGGTTTGTTGATGCTGTTAACAAGCTTGGTGGAAGTGAAA AAGCAACTCCAAAAGCTGTCCAGAAAGTTATGAAGGTTGACGGCTTAACTATATACCATGTAAAAAGCCATCTACAG AAGTATCGCACAGTTCATCATCGACCTCAACTATCTGATG gTGAATCTGCGAAAAGTGGCCAAACGGATGAAGTTTCTTCTCAGCCCTTGAA AGGCATGGAAACCACCTGTGAAGGATTAAGGGTCCAGATTGGCTTGCAGAAACAACTTCACGAACAACTTGAG ATCCAAAGAAAGCTGCAGCTGCAAGTAGAAGAACACAGCAAGTACCTCGCCATGATAATCGAGAAGCAGAGCGAGAGCCTAAGACAACTGGGAGCATTACCAAGATCTCTAGATGCACCCACTCAGGTTTTGGATAACAGGGAAACGTGCGAGGGACAAACAGGAGATGCTGATTCAGCAGAGCAAAAACCTGAGAAATGA